One window of Haemorhous mexicanus isolate bHaeMex1 chromosome 16, bHaeMex1.pri, whole genome shotgun sequence genomic DNA carries:
- the PNKP gene encoding LOW QUALITY PROTEIN: bifunctional polynucleotide phosphatase/kinase (The sequence of the model RefSeq protein was modified relative to this genomic sequence to represent the inferred CDS: deleted 1 base in 1 codon) — protein MRAELRGLAGPVALPDGQPVLLGRGPLTGVTDRKCSRQQVEIVANYAEGTAQVTQLGVNPSSVGGCVLGRGGCGTLTPGQTLLLVNGRYPLVLHFQGSPLPKKRPPSPSQEPPPTRRAPPSPSRGGWQKQGPLLIFTPSGLQPARRPPTPIAGFDLDGTLITTRSGKVFPTSPDDWRILYPEIPKKLKQLQNEGYKLVVFTNQLGISRGRLRPELFQAKVEAVAQQLGVALQVLVATGPGIYRKPVLGMWEHLCEKANGDVTVSVPDSFYVGDAAGRPPNWAPGRKKKDFSCSDRLFALNAGLRFLTPEEKFLGWAPAPFELPAFDPRDLDKAPQEIPEAELVSDRPEVLLTVGFPGAGKSTFVKRRLVPAGYEYVNRDTLGSWQRCVSACSAALARGRSVVVDNTNPDPESRQRFVSCAREAAVPCRCLQFTASLEQARHNCRFRDMTQSGHVPVTDAVLFSYKKQFVAPDLSEGFTQILQIPFVPHFGDPPDPKRRHLFFQFSDG, from the exons ATGCGGGCCGAGCTGCGGGGCCTCGCCGGGCCCGTGGCGCTGCCCGACGGGCAGCCCGTGCTGCTGGGCCGCGGGCCCCTCACCGGCGTCACCGACCGCAAGTGCTCCCGGCAGCAGG TGGAGATCGTGGCCAACTACGCCGAGGGCACGGCCCAGGTCACGCAG CTCGGGGTGAACCCCAGCTCCGTGGGGGGGTGCGTGCTGGGCCGGGGGGGCTGCGGGACCCTCACCCCGGGGCAGACCCTGCTGCTGGTGAACGGGAGGTACCCCCTGGTGCTGCACTTCCAggggagccccctccccaaaaaacgcccccccagcccctcccaggagCCCCCCCCGACCCGCAgagccccccccagcccctcccgggGGGGGTGGCAGAAACAGGGACCCCTCCTCATCTTCACCCCCTCAGGGCTCCAGCCAGCACGAAG ACCCCCAACGCCA ATTGCAGGGTTTGACCTGGACGGGACCCTCATCACCACCCGCTCGGGGAAGGTGTTCCCCACCAGCCCCGAT GACTGGAG GATTTTGTACCCTGAGATCCCCAAGAAgctgaagcagctgcagaaTGAGGGGTATAag CTCGTGGTGTTCACCAACCAGCTGGGCATCTCCCGGGGCCGGCTGCGCCCGGAGCTGTTCCAGGCCAAGGTGGAGGCGGTGGCGCAGCAGCTCGGGGTGGCCCTGCAG GTGTTGGTGGCCACGGGGCCGGGGATCTACAGGAAACCAGTGCTGGGAATGTGGGAGCACCTGTGTGAGAAG GCGAACGGGGACGTGACGGTGTCGGTGCCCGACAGCTTCTACGTGGGGG ACGCTGCCGGACGCCCCCCGAACTGGGCCCcggggaggaagaaaaaggatttcTCCTGCAGCGACCGActg ttcGCTCTCAACGCGGGGCTGCGGTTCCTGACTCCCGAGGAAAAGTTCCTGGGCTGGGCCCCAGCGCCCTTTGAGCTCCCGGCCTTCGACCCC CGTGACCTGGACAAAGCCCCCCAGGAGATCcctgaggctgagctggtgTCGGACAGGCCCGAGGTGCTGCTGACCGTCGGCTTCCCTGGGG ctggcAAATCCACTTTCGTGAAGCGGCGCCTGGTCCCGGCAGGATACGAATACGTGAACAGG GACACGCTGGGCTCGTGGCAACGCTGTGTCTCCGCCTGCTCGGCCGCCCTGGCTCGGGGCCGCTCCGTGGTCGTGGACAACACCAACCCTGACCCTGAATCGCGGCAAAG GTTCGTGTCCTGTGCCCGGGAGGCTGCGGTGCCATGCCGGTGCCTCCAGTTCACGGCGAGCCTGGAGCAGGCGCGGCACAACTGCAGG TTCCGGGATATGACGCAGAGCGGCCACGTCCCCGTCACTGACGCTGTTCTGTTCAGCTACAA GAAACAATTTGTGGCCCCCGACCTCTCCGAAGGCTTCACCCAAATCCTCCAGATCCCCTTTGTGCCccattttggggaccccccagaccccaaacgGAGGCACCTCTTTTTCCAGTTCAGCGATGGATGA
- the KCNA7 gene encoding potassium voltage-gated channel subfamily A member 7, whose protein sequence is MGEPLGCCERVAINVAGRRFETLVRTLRRFPDTLLGDPRRRRRFFDPQRREYFFDRHRGAFGAVLYYYQSGGRLRRPPDVPLDVFLEELRFYQLGDEAEERLREAEGFSVEEPPVLPRGGLRRRAWLLCEHPESSPAARVVALLSVLVILVSIVVFCLETLPQFRAGAEGEPPSPTPTNTTTPTPPPHRSGLTDPFFLVETICICWFSLELLVRLVASPSKAAFFRSAMNLIDLAAIAPYFIALGTELARQRGIGQPAMSLAVLRVIRLVRVFRVFKLSRHSTGLQILGQTLKASMRELGLLIFFLLIGVVLFSSAVYFAEAEDAATAFTSIPQAFWWAVVTMTTVGYGDMAPVTVGGKLVGSLCAIAGVLTISLPVPVIVSNFSYFYRRELRGEEGGQVVPAAPCPHHPEGPGETPETPKAGGGPGEGWGVDGEAGGEKGSPTHPWRTHPVLHRQRAPRRHSTYRKWRRIKTGSRLAGPKRGVA, encoded by the exons ATGGGGGAGCCGCTGGGCTGCTGCGAGCGCGTGGCCATCAACGTGGCCGGCCGGCGCTTCGAGACCCTGGTGCGGACGCTGCGGCGCTTCCCCGACACCCTGCTGGGCGACCCCCGGCGCCGGCGCCGCTTCTTCGACCCCCAGCGCCGCGAGTACTTCTTCGACCGGCACCGCGGCGCCTTCGGGGCCGTGCTCTACTACTACCAGAGCGGGGGGCGGCTCCGCAGGCCGCCGGACGTGCCGCTGGACGTgttcctggaggagctgaggtTCTACCAGCTGGGCGATGAGGCCGAGGAGCGGCTGCGCGAGGCCGAAGGGTTCTCGGTGGAGGAGCCGCCGGTGCTGCCGCGCGGGGGGCTGAGGCGGCGGGCGTGGCTGCTGTGCGAGCACCCCGAGAGCTCGCCGGCCGCCAGGGTGGTGGCCCTGCTGTCCGTGCTGGTCATCCTGGTGTCCATCGTGGTGTTCTGCCTGGAGACGCTGCCGCAGTTCCGCGCCGGCGCCGAGGGAGAG cccccctcGCCCACCCCCACCAACACCACCACCCccactccccctccccaccgcTCCGGCCTGACCGACCCTTTCTTCCTGGTGGAAACCATCTGCATCTGCTGgttctccctggagctgctggtgcgCCTGGTGGCCAGCCCCAGCAAGGCGGCCTTCTTCCGCAGCGCCATGAACCTCATCGACCTGGCGGCCATCGCGCCCTACTTCATCGCGCTGGGCACGGAGCTGGCGCGGCAGCGCGGCATCGGCCAGCCCGCCATGTCGCTGGCCGTGCTGCGCGTCATCCGCCTGGTGCGCGTCTTCCGCGTCTTCAAACTGTCCCGCCACTCCACCGGCCTGCAGATCCTGGGCCAGACCCTCAAGGCCAgcatgagggagctgggcctgctcatcttcttcctcctcatcgGCGTCGTGCTCTTCTCCAGCGCCGTCTACTTCGCCGAGGCCGAGGACGCCGCCACGGCCTTCACGTCCATCCCGCAGGCCTTCTGGTGGGCGGTGGTCACCATGACCACGGTGGGCTACGGGGACATGGCGCCGGTGACGGTGGGGGGCAAGCTGGTGGGCTCGCTGTGCGCCATCGCGGGCGTGCTGACCATCTCGCTGCCCGTGCCCGTCATCGTCTCCAACTTCTCCTACTTCTACCGGCGCGAGCTGCGCGGCGAGGAGGGCGGGCAGGTGGTGCCCGCCGCGCCCTGCCCCCACCACCCCGAGGGGCCCGGGGagacccccgagacccccaaGGCGGGCGGGGGGCccggggagggctggggggtggATGGGGAGGCAGGCGGGGAgaaggg ttctCCCACCCACCCTTGGAGGACCCACCCCGTCCTCCACCGCCAGAGGGCGCCACGACGTCACTCAACTTACCGGAAGTGGCGGCGTATCAAGACCGGAAGTCGCCTCGCAGGCCCCAAAAGAGGCGTGGCCTAG
- the LOC132334675 gene encoding uncharacterized protein LOC132334675, which produces MVGQGSHWLARAPNGWPRLLLVGQGSHWLAKAPIGWPRLQLVGQGSHWLAKAPVDQGSRWLARAPNGWPRLWLAKAPIGWPRLRLAKAPIGWPRLPLAKVPVGWPRLPLVGQGSRWLAKAPIGWPRLLLVGQGSHWLAKAPIGWPRLPLVGQGSRWLAKAPIGWPRLRLTKAPIGWPRLPLVGQGSRWWAKAPIGQGSHWLAKAPGSQTAGSRGYGWPMVWLTKLQGNKTMIGQGYRWPRLWVELPLARSPVGQPPVGQGYHWPTTCWSNVQLAKPMGRALVGQPSVGQAPIGQPSVGQPHIGQASKLAKPTG; this is translated from the coding sequence ATGGTTGGCCAAGGCTCCCATTGGTTGGCCAGGGCTCCCAATGGTTGGCCAAGGCTCCTGTTGGTTGGCCAAGGCTCCCATTGGTTGGCCAAGGCTCCCATTGGTTGGCCAAGGCTACAGTTGGTTGGCCAAGGCTCCCATTGGTTGGCCAAGGCTCCGGTTGACCAAGGCTCCCGTTGGTTGGCCAGGGCTCCCAATGGTTGGCCAAGGCTCTGGTTGGCCAAGGCTCCCATTGGTTGGCCAAGGCTCCGGTTGGCCAAGGCTCCCATTGGTTGGCCAAGGCTCCCATTGGCCAAGGTTCCTGTTGGTTGGCCAAGGCTCCCATTGGTTGGCCAGGGCTCCCGATGGTTGGCCAAGGCTCCCATTGGTTGGCCAAGGCTCCTGTTGGTTGGCCAAGGCTCCCATTGGTTGGCCAAGGCTCCCATTGGTTGGCCAAGGCTCCCATTGGTTGGCCAAGGCTCCCGTTGGTTGGCCAAGGCTCCCATTGGTTGGCCAAGGCTACGGTTGACTAAGGCTCCCATTGGTTGGCCAAGGCTCCCGTTGGTTGGCCAAGGCTCCCGTTGGTGGGCCAAGGCTCCCATTGGCCAAGGCTCTCATTGGTTGGCCAAGGCTCCAGGTAGCCAAACTGCAGGCAGCCGAGGCTATGGTTGGCCAATGGTTTGGTTAACCAAATTACAGGGAAACAAGACTATGATTGGCCAAGGGTACCGTTGGCCAAGGCTGTGGGTGGAGCTACCACTGGCCAGGTCTCCAGTTGGCCAACCACCTGTTGGTCAGGGCTACCATTGGCCAACCACCTGTTGGTCAAACGTCCAGCTGGCCAAACCTATGGGTAGAGCTCTCGTTGGTCAACCTTCTGTTGGCCAAGCACCCATTGGTCAACCTTCCGTTGGCCAACCACACATTGGCCAAGCATCCAAGTTGGCCAAGCCTACAGGTTGA